Proteins encoded by one window of Pan troglodytes isolate AG18354 chromosome 16, NHGRI_mPanTro3-v2.0_pri, whole genome shotgun sequence:
- the LOC100611213 gene encoding LOW QUALITY PROTEIN: CCR4-NOT transcription complex subunit 6-like (The sequence of the model RefSeq protein was modified relative to this genomic sequence to represent the inferred CDS: inserted 1 base in 1 codon) has product MPKEKYDPPDPRRIYTIMSAEEVANGKKSHWAELEISGXLLLNNNLLRVLPYELGRLFQLQTLGLKGNPLSQDILNLYQGPDGTRKLLNFMLDNLAVHPEQLPPRPWITLKERDQILPSASFTVMCYNVLCDKYDTRQLYGYCPSWALNWEYRKKGIMEEIVNCDADIISLQEVETEQYFTLFLPALKEREYDRFFSPKSRAKIMSEQERKHVDGCAIFFKTEKFTLVQKHTVEFNQVAMANSDGSEAMLNRVMTKDNIGVTVVLEVHKELFGAGMKPIHAADKQLLIVANAHMHWDPEYSDVKLIQTMMFVSEVKTILEKASSRSGSPTADPTSIPLVLCADLNSLPDSGVVEYLSNGGIADNHKDFKELRYNECLMNFSCNGKNVSSEGRITHGFQLKSAYENTLMPYTNYTFDFKGVIDYIFYSKTHLNVLGVLGPLDPQWLVENNITGCPHPHIPSDHFLMLTQLELHPPLLPLVNGVHLPNRR; this is encoded by the exons ATGCCAAAGGAAAAATATGATCCTCCAGATCCTCGCAGAATTTATACCATCATGTCAGCAGAGGAGGTAGCCAATGGGAAAAAATCTCACTGGGCAGAATTAGAAATCTCGG AATTGCTTTTAAATAACAATCTGTTACGGGTTTTGCCTTATGAACTTGGTCGGCTCTTCCAGCTACAAACTCTAGGTTTGAAAGGCAATCctttatcacaggatattctcAACTTATACCAGGGCCCAGATGGAACCCGAAAGCTACTGAACTTCATGCTTGACAATCTGGCAGTTCATCCAGAGCAGCTTCCTCCGAGGCCATGGATTACATTAAAAGAACGAGACCAAATTCTGCCATCAGCATCATTCACGGTTATGTGTTACAATGTGTTATGTGATAAATACGATACCCGGCAGCTATATGGTTATTGCCCATCCTGGGCATTAAACTGGGAATACAGGAAAAAGGGAATTATGGAAGAAATTGTTAACTGTGACGCAGATATCATTAGTCTTCAGGAAGTGGAAACAGAGCAATACTTCACTCTCTTTCTGCCAGCATTGAAGGAGCGTGAATATGatagatttttttctccaaagtcaCGTGCCAAAATCATGTCTGAGCAGGAGAGAAAGCATGTAGATGGTTGTGCAATATtcttcaaaacagaaaaatttacaTTGGTGCAGAAGCATACAGTGGAATTTAACCAAGTGGCAATGGCTAATTCAGATGGATCCGAAGCTATGCTGAACAGAGTGATGACAAAAGATAACATTGGTGTCACTGTGGTATTAGAGGTCCACAAAGAACTATTTGGAGCAGGTATGAAGCCTATTCATGCTGCAGACAAACAGCTGCTTATAGTGGCAAATGCCCACATGCATTGGGACCCAGAGTATTCTGATGTGAAGCTCATCCAGACCATGATGTTTGTCTCAGAGGTTAAAACCATTCTGGAGAAAGCCTCTAGTAGGTCTGGCAGCCCAACTGCAGATCCTACTTCCATCCCGCTGGTGCTATGTGCAGATCTTAACTCATTGCCAGATTCAGGTGTTGTGGAATACTTAAGCAATGGAGGAATAGCTGACAACCATAAAGACTTCAAGGAACTAAGGTACAATGAGTGTCTTATGAACTTCAGCTGCAATGGAAAGAATGTAAGCTCAGAAGGGAGAATCACACATGGCTTCCAACTTAAGAGCGCCTATGAAAATACCTTGATGCCTTACACCAATTACACCTTTGATTTCAAAGGCGTGATTGACTACATTTTCTATTCCAAGACTCATTTGAACGTGCTTGGTGTCCTGGGGCCTTTAGATCCTCAATGGCTGGTTGAGAACAACATTACTGGGTGTCCACACCCTCATATCCCTTCAGACCACTTCTTAATGTTAACACAACTTGAACTCCACCCTCCACTCCTGCCTCTTGTCAATGGTGTTCACTTGCCTAATCGGAGGTAG